The following proteins are encoded in a genomic region of Desulfobulbaceae bacterium:
- the metG gene encoding methionine--tRNA ligase yields MNTYITTPIFYVNAEPHLGHAYTTIVADTYSRFSKLLGRNVRFQTGTDEHGDKIDVAAQKAGISPQQYADMISAKFRDAWPGLSIEYDNFIRTTDEGHKKVVRQILQKLYDKGDIVFSDYTGFYCQGCERFLTEKELVGGLCPDHQKAPDEISEKNYFFKMSKYQDWLIEHIKAHPEFITPERYKNEVLSFLSEPLTDLCISRPTSRLTWGIPLPFDETYVTYVWFDALINYITGLGYSASGDHSQNFLTFWPVAEHVVAKDILKPHAIYWPTMLRAMGVDPYKKLHVHGYWNINDTKMSKTIGNVVRPQQLVDDFGTDTVRYFLLRDMAFGVDSSFSDEAIINRQNSDLANDLGNLFSRTLAMVKKFADGKVPPKPQSATELDQALIDAAESMLVVFVKDMDAFLFHRALQSVWEVISLSNKYIVENAPWELAKDPDKRKRLEDVIYNLLEVLRIISLPLHAIMPQTASKMSTALNVASKPSLKTNEPVWGTGLEVGTAVNLGEALFPRLDKKKPMAESSSKSEPASKAKSEVENLLDFEQFKQLDLRVATICAAESIPKSDRLLKLTVKAPEERTIVAGIAEHYGPEDVVGKQVIIVANLKPAKLMGIESNGMVLAAKDNGKLFLSAVSAEVTAGTKVS; encoded by the coding sequence GTGAATACCTACATAACAACACCAATATTTTATGTTAATGCTGAGCCTCATCTCGGGCATGCCTATACGACAATTGTGGCTGATACATATAGCCGGTTTTCGAAATTACTTGGCCGTAATGTCCGCTTTCAGACCGGAACCGATGAGCATGGTGATAAAATTGATGTCGCTGCTCAGAAAGCCGGGATATCGCCTCAGCAATATGCCGATATGATCAGCGCCAAGTTTCGGGATGCCTGGCCTGGACTATCGATTGAGTATGATAACTTTATACGTACCACCGATGAGGGGCATAAGAAGGTTGTGCGTCAGATTCTTCAGAAGCTCTATGATAAAGGTGATATTGTTTTTAGTGATTACACTGGTTTTTACTGTCAGGGATGCGAACGTTTTCTGACGGAAAAAGAGCTTGTCGGCGGACTTTGTCCTGATCACCAGAAGGCTCCCGATGAGATATCAGAGAAGAATTATTTTTTCAAAATGAGTAAATATCAGGACTGGTTGATCGAGCATATTAAGGCTCATCCTGAGTTTATAACTCCTGAACGCTATAAAAATGAAGTTTTATCCTTTTTAAGTGAACCATTAACGGACTTATGCATCTCAAGACCGACTTCACGGTTAACCTGGGGTATTCCTCTGCCCTTTGATGAAACTTATGTTACCTATGTCTGGTTTGATGCCTTGATTAATTATATTACCGGTTTGGGCTATTCAGCAAGTGGCGACCATAGCCAGAACTTCCTGACGTTTTGGCCGGTAGCAGAGCATGTAGTGGCCAAAGACATTTTGAAACCGCATGCCATCTATTGGCCAACAATGCTCAGGGCTATGGGGGTCGATCCCTATAAAAAGCTCCATGTGCATGGTTACTGGAACATTAATGACACCAAAATGTCTAAGACTATAGGAAATGTTGTGCGTCCCCAGCAGCTGGTTGATGATTTTGGGACAGACACTGTTCGATATTTTCTGCTCAGGGATATGGCCTTTGGGGTAGATTCATCCTTTTCGGATGAGGCAATTATTAATCGGCAAAATTCAGATTTGGCCAATGATCTGGGCAATTTGTTCAGTCGTACCCTGGCCATGGTTAAAAAATTTGCTGACGGGAAAGTTCCACCTAAGCCGCAGAGTGCAACCGAACTTGATCAGGCTCTTATTGATGCTGCCGAATCAATGTTGGTGGTTTTTGTCAAGGATATGGACGCTTTTTTATTTCATCGTGCCTTACAGTCGGTATGGGAAGTGATCAGCCTGTCGAATAAATATATAGTCGAAAATGCACCATGGGAACTTGCTAAAGACCCTGATAAAAGAAAGCGCTTAGAAGATGTAATCTATAATTTACTGGAAGTGCTTCGCATAATTAGTCTGCCATTACACGCCATCATGCCGCAAACTGCCTCTAAAATGTCTACAGCACTTAATGTTGCCTCTAAACCCAGTCTGAAGACCAATGAACCGGTATGGGGCACAGGCCTTGAAGTGGGGACTGCGGTCAACCTTGGTGAGGCCTTGTTTCCTCGCCTGGATAAGAAAAAGCCCATGGCTGAAAGTTCTTCAAAGTCAGAACCTGCTTCAAAAGCAAAAAGCGAGGTTGAAAATCTGCTTGATTTTGAGCAATTCAAACAACTTGATCTACGGGTTGCAACCATATGTGCGGCAGAGTCGATACCTAAATCAGACCGGTTACTCAAATTAACTGTGAAGGCCCCTGAGGAAAGAACCATAGTTGCCGGAATTGCCGAGCATTATGGGCCAGAAGATGTTGTCGGTAAGCAGGTAATTATCGTGGCAAATCTTAAACCAGCAAAGTTAATGGGAATTGAGTCAAATGGGATGGTGCTGGCGGCCAAAGATAATGGAAAACTCTTTTTGTCTGCTGTTTCTGCAGAAGTGACTGCTGGTACAAAAGTTTCTTAA
- a CDS encoding MinD/ParA family protein, protein MAKHVNDCAHVPEIICLSSGKGGVGKTSLTVNLAAAFVKKRKRVLVVDADLGLANIDILLGLNVKHTVQEALEQGAPLLDILVEHEGFYILPASSGVPEMANLSYEDQAYLTSSLEEVINDFDFVLVDCAAGVGESVLWFNQWAHSNIIILTPDPTSMTDAYALGKILATKYDKNSFQLVINNVKSNKEGLDVYQNMVMVFKNFLKIEPGLLGIIPTDQNVAQAIRKQSPFVLGAPSCKASVAIFEIVDKLI, encoded by the coding sequence ATGGCTAAACATGTAAACGACTGTGCCCATGTACCTGAAATAATCTGTCTGAGCAGTGGCAAGGGCGGTGTCGGTAAAACATCCCTGACGGTTAATCTGGCCGCAGCTTTTGTGAAAAAGCGGAAAAGGGTGCTGGTTGTTGATGCTGACCTTGGCCTGGCTAATATCGACATTCTTTTAGGGCTTAATGTCAAGCATACCGTGCAGGAGGCCCTTGAGCAGGGCGCGCCATTATTAGATATTTTAGTCGAGCACGAAGGGTTCTATATATTGCCGGCGAGTTCTGGTGTCCCTGAAATGGCTAATTTGTCCTACGAGGATCAGGCCTATTTAACCAGTTCGCTTGAAGAGGTTATTAATGATTTTGACTTTGTTCTTGTTGACTGTGCTGCCGGAGTTGGCGAGTCAGTCTTGTGGTTTAATCAGTGGGCACACTCAAACATCATTATTCTGACGCCGGATCCGACTTCAATGACTGATGCCTATGCCCTCGGGAAAATTTTAGCGACCAAATATGATAAAAACTCTTTTCAGCTTGTAATCAATAACGTAAAAAGTAATAAAGAGGGTCTTGATGTTTACCAAAACATGGTGATGGTTTTTAAGAATTTTTTAAAGATTGAGCCGGGACTTTTAGGGATAATACCTACGGATCAGAACGTTGCCCAAGCTATCAGGAAACAATCCCCTTTTGTGCTGGGTGCCCCGAGCTGTAAAGCAAGTGTGGCTATATTTGAAATTGTTGATAAATTGATATAG
- a CDS encoding YggT family protein, whose translation MFVLSNFISALATLLSFILNAYMWILIGRAVISWVNADPNNPIVRFLYEVTEPVLVRIRRVLPLYGGGIDFSPMILIMAIIFLQQFLVTTLKQIAFSLG comes from the coding sequence ATGTTTGTGTTGAGTAATTTTATTAGCGCCTTGGCTACTCTTTTAAGTTTTATTCTTAATGCCTATATGTGGATACTTATAGGTCGAGCGGTTATCTCATGGGTCAATGCCGATCCCAATAATCCTATCGTTCGGTTCCTCTATGAGGTTACCGAGCCTGTTCTGGTTAGAATACGCCGTGTGCTCCCTTTGTATGGCGGCGGCATAGATTTTTCGCCAATGATTTTGATTATGGCAATTATATTTTTACAACAGTTTCTTGTCACAACTTTGAAGCAGATCGCCTTTTCATTGGGATAG
- a CDS encoding DivIVA domain-containing protein, whose product MSLTPQDIQAKQFHVRFRGFDVEEVDGFLEQIAENFLMVIEENKAIKLQADTCRQELDKLKKEEHSFKNALISAQNISDQMVRKSREEADYILSQAHEEVKRLKDEALKEITELEYRVDQLRGTQGELENDLRAVIDDYLDMIDNSSSTRIGGDNAHDDTDEREMSISSELYGESDDQLTTSSALTVDSEDTGMAASTALSDADVDLSDLYEKIELPSAHPADHDIPEAENDSDDDEVTVQFESETSLIDMNIAEGSIPDLDDEIMFTLEDPLDEVKIEEDKS is encoded by the coding sequence ATGAGTTTAACCCCGCAGGACATTCAAGCTAAACAATTTCATGTACGTTTTCGCGGTTTTGATGTTGAAGAGGTTGATGGGTTTCTCGAACAGATTGCTGAAAATTTTCTTATGGTCATTGAGGAAAATAAGGCAATTAAACTTCAAGCTGATACCTGTAGACAGGAGTTGGATAAATTAAAAAAAGAGGAGCACTCCTTTAAAAATGCCCTTATCTCTGCGCAGAATATTTCAGACCAAATGGTACGCAAAAGCCGAGAGGAGGCCGATTACATTCTCAGTCAAGCTCATGAAGAGGTGAAAAGACTGAAGGATGAGGCTTTAAAAGAGATTACCGAGCTTGAGTATCGGGTTGATCAGCTCCGAGGAACTCAGGGTGAGCTGGAAAATGATCTCCGTGCTGTCATTGATGATTATCTCGATATGATTGATAACAGTTCATCAACGCGAATTGGTGGGGACAACGCTCATGATGACACAGACGAGAGAGAAATGAGTATCTCCTCGGAGCTTTACGGGGAAAGTGATGATCAACTGACAACTTCTTCAGCGCTTACTGTTGATTCCGAAGATACCGGGATGGCTGCCTCGACGGCCCTTTCTGATGCTGATGTTGATCTGTCGGATTTGTATGAGAAAATTGAACTGCCTTCAGCACACCCAGCCGATCACGATATTCCAGAAGCAGAGAATGATAGTGATGATGACGAGGTAACTGTTCAGTTTGAATCAGAAACGTCGTTGATAGATATGAATATAGCTGAGGGTTCCATCCCCGATCTGGATGATGAAATTATGTTTACCCTCGAAGATCCACTTGATGAAGTCAAAATTGAAGAGGATAAGTCATAG
- a CDS encoding YggU family protein: MRSADGNLLVDVTVQPRASKNTVVGVFNHTLKIATTAPPVEGKANSEIIALLAKFFEIPKSTISLKSGQQSKTKRFVLPGLSVEEADSLFAKKIPPPKNRK; encoded by the coding sequence ATTCGCAGCGCTGATGGAAATCTGCTTGTTGATGTTACCGTGCAACCAAGGGCATCTAAAAATACTGTTGTAGGAGTTTTTAATCACACGTTAAAAATTGCTACAACTGCCCCACCAGTAGAAGGGAAGGCAAATTCTGAAATTATTGCTTTGCTGGCGAAATTTTTTGAAATACCAAAGAGTACTATTTCGTTAAAAAGTGGTCAGCAAAGCAAAACGAAACGATTTGTTCTTCCCGGCCTGTCAGTTGAAGAAGCCGACAGCCTCTTCGCTAAGAAAATCCCGCCACCTAAAAATCGTAAATAA